GGGAGGGCATAAAAATTATGGCGCAGGGATATAAATTATGGCGCAAACCATCCTTTTATATACATCATGAAAACATGGGGATGCACGTTTATTTCTTTACATTTATCTAATTTAGAGCCAGTAGAAAACGACATGTCCGACGAATCTCCCATCAGATCAACTTTTTTAGCCCAAGCCGAGGCCATAATTGTGGAAAATTTGGCCAACGAGCAGTTTGGAGTGTCTGAACTAGCAAAGACCATGCACATGAGCAGATCTAACCTGCTCAGGAAAATCAAGAAACAGACACAATTATCGGCCAGCCAATTCATTCGTCAAGTCCGTCTTAAAGAAGCCATGGAGCTGCTCAAGGAAGATTCTTCGACGGTTTCTGAAATCTCCTATAAAGTTGGGTTTGGAAGCACCTCCTACTTCATCAAATGTTTTCGGGAACAATACGGATATTCCCCTGGGGAGATGGGAAAAGGTACTGTGATGGTCGAACCGGAAAAGGTCCAAACCAACTTTTTGAAGCAATACCGCTGGCCGCTAATTGCAGCAACATCCTTAGCCGTGATAATTATTGGCATAGTACTGTTCAATAAAAAAGATGCTATAAATGAACCGAAAATTGAAAAGTCTATTGCGGTTTTGCCTTTCAAGAATGAGAGCAGCGATTCCACCAATTTGTATTTTGTAAACGGACTGATGGAATCCGCATTGAACAATCTTCAGAAGATTGAGGATTTGCGGGTCATCAGTAGAACTTCGGTAGAGAAATATAGAAAAACTGACAAGGGCATTCCAGAGATTGCCGAAGAACTGCATGTGAATTATTTGGTAGAAGGTAGTGGGCAACGCATCGGCAATCAAGTTTTGCTCAACATCCAATTGATTGATGCTTTAACGGATACTCCCATTTGGGGAGAACAGTACAGTCGAGAAGTTGAGGACATTTTTGAATTGCAAAACGATGTGGCCAAGAAAATCGCAGATGCCATTGAAGCTATCGTGACACCTGCCGAATTGGAGCAAATTGAAAAAAAACCAACAAACAATCTCTTGGCCTATGATTACTACCTACAAGCATTGGATCCTTATTATTCGCGCACTAATGAAGGTTTGGAAGAGGCCATTGCATTATTTGAAAAAGCCATAGACCAGGATCCGGAGTTTGCCCTGGCCTATGCCAACATCGCTATTTCATACTATCTGCTCGAAATGTCGCAACTCGAGAAACAGTACACCGAAAAGATAAACAGCTTTGCGGATAAGGCCTTGCTTTATGATTCAAAATCTGCCGAAAGCCTGGTCGCTAAGGCTTTTTACTACATACAAACTAAGGAGTACAAATTAGCCTTGCCACATCTTGATAAGGCGTTGGAGTATAATCCTAATTCATCTTTGGCCGTACAAATGCTTGCAGAATTTTATTCACATATGCTTCCCAATACCAATAAATACTTGGAGTATGCCTTAAAAGGGGTTCAGCTTACCGTTGCGAGTGATTCCATTACCCAGAGCTACACGTATTTGCAGCTAAGCAATGCCCTTGTATCGTCAGGATTTGCAGATGAAGCCTTGAAATATATCAATAAGTCGTTGGATTATAATTCTGAAAACTATTTTGCTCCGCACTTAAAGGCATTTATCCTGTTTGCCAAGGATGGTAATATTAAGCGTACCAGGAATTTACTTTTAAACGAATGGAAGAAGGATACCACTCGGCTTGATATTTTACAGGATATAGGGAAGTTGTACTACATTGAGGAAAATTATGACAGTGCCTATTCCTATTTTAAAAAATTTGTGGAAGCCAGGGAAGCAAATGGACTGGATATTTATCAACAGGAA
This window of the Maribacter cobaltidurans genome carries:
- a CDS encoding helix-turn-helix domain-containing protein, producing the protein MSDESPIRSTFLAQAEAIIVENLANEQFGVSELAKTMHMSRSNLLRKIKKQTQLSASQFIRQVRLKEAMELLKEDSSTVSEISYKVGFGSTSYFIKCFREQYGYSPGEMGKGTVMVEPEKVQTNFLKQYRWPLIAATSLAVIIIGIVLFNKKDAINEPKIEKSIAVLPFKNESSDSTNLYFVNGLMESALNNLQKIEDLRVISRTSVEKYRKTDKGIPEIAEELHVNYLVEGSGQRIGNQVLLNIQLIDALTDTPIWGEQYSREVEDIFELQNDVAKKIADAIEAIVTPAELEQIEKKPTNNLLAYDYYLQALDPYYSRTNEGLEEAIALFEKAIDQDPEFALAYANIAISYYLLEMSQLEKQYTEKINSFADKALLYDSKSAESLVAKAFYYIQTKEYKLALPHLDKALEYNPNSSLAVQMLAEFYSHMLPNTNKYLEYALKGVQLTVASDSITQSYTYLQLSNALVSSGFADEALKYINKSLDYNSENYFAPHLKAFILFAKDGNIKRTRNLLLNEWKKDTTRLDILQDIGKLYYIEENYDSAYSYFKKFVEAREANGLDIYQQENVKIAQVYKEMGLDKEAEKLFNDFSEYCEGDQSTYKSVNLVWKYAYEGKINEAVEELRIFSKTENYLYWFLLIEDEPLIQPLKNHPDFQGIMQNIKDKFWENQEKLKSNLEKEGLL